The genomic interval GAGCCGAAATTTTTACGACATTATCTGAAGCCATACTTTCGTCCTTATTTGTTTCAGAGGGATCTTGGTCAACCGGATTCTCAGCACTCATGGCTTTTGCCTCAGCAGTTTTATTTTCTGTTTCAGGGGAGTCAGCCTTCGAACTGCGCTTGCCCCTACGACTGCTTGCCCTAGCTTGATTATTAATAGTCATATCAATGATTCCTGAATTGCTAACCGAAGCGTGTCGGTATCGCAGAACGAAAAACAAATGCTCCTATAGCCATAGGCACCAATGTTAGGAGACTTTGTGTCACTGGAACTTTTGCCACTGGCGATAAATTCCTGCCACCTGCTACCTGCCATCTGACACCTGCTACAGCTTCGCTTTTCCCGCTGAAACCTTAAGCAAATATTATAAAACCAAACGGCTTTGTCCTACTCGATTAATCAACCAGTAGAACTCATTACAGTGATTGGATTATCTGATAGACTTTCATACCCAATCGACACCCATTGACCAGCGAGAGGAAAGGGCAAATCCTTCCCCTTTCCCCTTCCCCCGCTTTCGCCAAGCTCAGCTATGGCAGATCTAACTGATAAATCAACTACACCCTGGCGGCGATTTTCGCTTCTTTTGAGGTTAACCGCTCATAGGTTGCCCGCATCTTTAGACCGGTTAGCACCTGGAACAAGCCTGGTTCCATTGGTAGAACCGGGATACTCACGGTGTTGGAGCAATAGTTCGGTTAACTCGCCGCTATATCTAGCAGAAGTTTTGCTGAGGTGTTGCTCAATGTAAATGACCTCTTCTAAGCGGTCAAATTGCCCATCTACTTCCAGGACTGAGACGCTGTGACCGTAGTAAGCATCAGGCCCATAGTGCATTTTGATTCCAGGGTAAGAGCAGGTCAGCTTGCGCCCGCAGGGAATCCAATCGATGGTTGAGCCTTCATCAAATAGGTAGGCAGGTTCAAAACCTTCCACCTCATCCCGCTGAATCATCTGAACCCGCAGAACCTTCCGTTCCTTGTCGTCTTTAATTAGCTGGGTTGGAAGCACCTGGAGGACAACATCAGCAAACTCTTTCTGAGGATCAATATACGCCTGGAAATCGGGACGGCGAGAGTTGATTGCTGCCAGCACATCTTCGTAGGTATGCCCACGCTCTGCCATGTCGCGTTGGATCTTCCAGGCAATTTTGACCTCATCGCTGATATCGAGGTAGACGCTGAAATCTAGCAGACCTCGAACCCGTTCATCATAAGGGGGGTGTAACCCTTCAATGACGACGATGTGGTTGGGTTCAATCTGTTCTGGCGGATCGATCATGCCAGTCTCGTGGTTATAAATTGGCTTGTTAATCGTCTCACCATTTTTTAAGGCTTTGATTTGCTCATACATCAAATCAAAATTATTTGCCTTGGGGTTGAGTGCCGTGACGCCGTGCTCTTTGCGTTGTTTGCGATCGAGACTATGGTAGTCATCCAGGCAAATAACGGTAACGAGTTCTTCTCCAAATAAATCTGAAATCCGGCGTAAAAAGGTGGACTTGCCGCACCCGGAGTCTCCGGCGACGCCAATCAGAACCACGCGGTCTGGCTTACTGGTCATAGGTTCCCTCTAACAACAAGATATCTACTAACTGTGTCTTGAGTAAGTTAAATCTGCGGTCTACGGGCTATCTCGTTGGCTCAAAGGACAGTTACCCAATCAGGAAACCCTGCCTATCTTCGATTACCGTAAGTTCTCACGCAGTAAAGTGAAACTGAGTCAACCAGACTATAACAGATTGCCATAAAGCACTAGCTGCAAGCCAGGAAAGCCTTCAGTTCATATTGGTAAGTATTTAGTACTACCGTGAAGACATCTTACCAAAAACCGGATCTTACCTACAAGGCTTGGGAATGAATTCTATCTAAAAGGGGCACGTTGCAGCACAATAGTAAGTTAGGTTCGGTTCGGAGATTTGGAGCAAAATGTATAGTTCTAGCACAGCGAGTGGTGCCGCCAATACTGATGCAGGTCGCCGCATATACCTCTACGAAGTCGTCGGTTTACGGCAAGGTAATGAAACTGACAAAGCGAGCTATCCCATTCGTCAAAGCGGTAGCACATTCATTACAGTGCCCTATAACCGTATGAATGAGGTGATGCAACGAATTGCACGAATGGGCGGTAGGATTCTCAGTATTAAACCCTTGAATACTGATCCTGAAATGAATGGGAACGTTACCCCAGAACAGAAAGGAGTCGAGGTTACAGTAGAGACTGGACAGGGTAACAAACCACAACAAACGAGCAAGCCTATGACTCAAGCAAAGGAAAAGGCAGATATTCCCGTAAATATCTACCGTCCTAATAGTCCCTTCGTTGGTCGGGTCGTTTCGAACGAGGAATTGGTCAGAGCAGGTGGCATTGGCACCTGTCACCACGTTAAGTTTGATATTTCCGGAGGGGATTTGCGGTACCTGGAAGGTCAGAGTATTGGCATTATTCCTCCTGGAGTAGATAAAAATGGAAAACCTGAAAAGCTGCGCCTTTATTCCATTGGTTCTACCCGACACGGGGATGATTTGGACGACAAAACCGTCTCTCTGTGCGTTCGCCAGTTGGAGTATAAGCATCCTGAAACGGGTGAAACAGTTTATGGGGTTTGCTCTACTTATATTTGCAATCTAAAACCCGGTGATGAAGTCAAAATTACGGGTCCAACGGGTAAGGAAATGCTGTTGCCCGATGATGAAGATGCGAATGTCATTATGTTGGCAACCGGAACTGGAATTGCTCCCTTCCGTGCTTACCTGTGGCGGATGTTTAAGGATGGAGAGCGGGCGCTGAATCCGAACTATCAGTTCAAAGGGTTTGCCTGGTTAATCTTTGGGGTCGCAACTACTCCTAACGTTCTGTATAAAGAAGAGTTGGAGGCAATGCAGCAGAAGTATCCCAGCAATTTCCGGGTTACCTATGCCATTAGTCGGGAACAAAAAAATCCTGAAGGTGGCAGGATGTACATTCAGCACCGGGTGGCTGAACATGCTGCGGAACTTTGGCAAATGCTTCAGAACGAGAAGACCCATACCTACATTTGCGGTTTGAAAGGAATGGAGGATGGGATTGATGAGGCTCTTTCGGCTGAAGCTGCCAAGCATGGTGTTGAGTGGAAGGAGTATCAGCGATCGATGAAGAAAGCAGGGCGCTGGCACGTTGAAACGTATTAGTCACGATTAGCTGTTAGCAATTTGATTGTCTAAGTTTCAGGAACCAGGAGGATTCAGTGATCCTGCCTGGTTTTTTATCGGACGATCGCGGGATGGCGGTATAGCAGGTGACAGGTGTTAGGTGACAGGTGTTAGGGAAGAAATAGCCAGTGCTCAGGGGTTTTGACGATATTTAATGTCCTAACCCTTATGGCAATGGCTATAAATCGCGCTTGAATAGAAGGAATGAAACAACCTATTTTCAACCAATTTGCCAGGCACCAACTCCCATTTCAAAAGGTTGCCCCGATCTCGTGGATGGTGGGTGGCAGTGCATTGGTGCTAATGGTTGCCAGCAGTGTGCGGCATCTTTTGTTTCAGTCCAATGGTTGGGACCTGGGGATTTTTGATCAGGCAGTTTATCTGATTAGCCAGGGCAATCCTCCCATGTCTTCCCTTTTGGGATTTCATATTCTAGGAGATCATGCGGTCTGGATGTTCTACCCTCTGGCAATCCTGTACAGGCTTTATCCATCGGTTTACTGGTTGTTTGGGGTACAGGCGATCGCGCTTTCAGGGGGTGCCATCCCTACCCGCCAACTGGCACTTCAGGCAGGGCTGACGGCTGCTCAGGCAACGGCAATGGCAGGAGTTTACTTGCTATACCCGTTGGTGTTTAACCTGAACCTGTTTGACTTTCACCCAGAGGTGATTGCTTTGCCTGCGTTACTATGGGCAGTCCTGGCGGCCCGATCGCAGCGAATGGGTTGGTTCTGCTTTGCCGTTCTAGTGGTTTTGGGTTGTAAGGAAGCTCTAGCGCTGACTGTGGCAGCAATGGGAATCTGGTTGCTTATTTTTGAAAAACAGCGGATTTATGGAGCGATCGCCTTGGGCAGTGGCATCCTCTGGTTCATGATTGCAACCCAAATTGTGATTCCCCATTTTGGTGGCTCGATTGAACGGCACTTAGCCATGTATGGGGCTTTAGGAAGTACCTTCCCAGAGGTTGCCAGACAACTTCTGCATCGCCCCTGGCTGCTCCTGACTCAGATTTTTACCATCGCCAATCTGATTTATCTATGCCTGCTATTTGCCCCTGTTCTCTGGGGAATTTCGCTTCCCTACCTGGCTCCCCTGGTGGCTGCCATTCCCCAACTGGCAATTAACTTGCTGACCACCACTCCAGCGCAAAAGGATCTGATCCATCAGTATTCCCTGCCCATTTTGCCGTTTCTGCTGTTGTCGGTGATGGCTGCGTGGGCAGCAAAAAAGACCTGGATTCAGAATCAACGGGCGATACTGCTATGGGCACTGGTTGCTTTTCTGGCTCTGGCAAAATATGGATACTTTGGGTCGATTTACTTGAATTCATTGGATACCTGGCAGGCGACACGGGCGGCGATCGCCCAAATCCACACCCAGGGCAGCGTTCTGACCACCCACAACATCGTTCCCCATCTGACCCACCGTTCCCAAATCCAATTCACGCTTGCGAATCAGTCAGACCTCGATCGGCTCCGATTTGAATACGTGCTGCTTAACATCCGTCATCCCGGTTGGATGAGTACGCCAGAATTTGCCACGGATCGGGTGACTCAACTTCAGCAAAACCCAGGTTTTCAACTTCTTTATCAGCAGGATCAGGTTTATCTGTTTAAGCAGAAAAATACATAGGGGTAGCGACGGCTGGATCAGGTGGCAGGGAGTAAATGGCGAGAAGAACCGTTCTGACAAAGGGGTGAATACCACAATGTTTGCCCAAGCTTGTCCCGATGACTCTATTTTTGAACCCGATGATCGATCGCATCCGCACGGCATGTTTGACCGTTCCACGTAGAAAAGATTGGCTCTGGGCTGGTGGGCTTTTGTTGCTCTATGCCCTGATTTACCTCCCGATCGGCTTTCATTTGGGATTCCTTCAGGTCAGCCCTCAGTCTGGTTGGCAAACCATCATCGGAGTGACAGCACAAGCCTTTCTAATGCCTGGACTATTAGAAGAACTGGGGTTTCGGGTATTGCCCATTCCCCATCCTAAGGAGACTGTTGCTGCATCTGTCCGATGGTTTTGGGTTGTTCTCAGTTGGCTACTCTTTCTGGTGTATCATCTCAACCCCTTTGCGCCGTTGTTTTTTAGCGAACCAGCTTTCCTAATTGGAGCAGGGCTTTTGGGCGGAGTTTGCACTATTTCCTACCTCCAAAGCGGTTCCCTCTGGACTCCCGTCGCAATCCATTGGCTCAGCGTTGTAACCTGGCTCCTGTTTTTAGGTGGATTAGAGAAATTTCAGTAAGAAAGGTAGCAGAACCTTCTGCCCTCTGCTTTCTGCCCTCTGTTTTCTGCTACGATTTCACCAAAAAATGCTGAATCTGCTCCAGTAACTCTGCCATTGATAGCGAAGAGGGGAGAACCTGAGTCGCGAGTTGCTGAAGAACTGCTGGCAATGCCCCCTGGGAGGGAGATGGTGCAGTTACACCAGAATTGCGATGATCCAACACCAGAACTGGGGGAATGTTTTGCAGTTGGCTCAAAGTGGTCAGCATCTGGAGTGTGGTCGATCGGGGTACGGGTTCCGTCCAGCCAATCAACAATAGGTCAACACTGCGGGACTGCACCTGTTGCAACACCTCCTGCCAGGAGCGCCCCATCAAACCACGTAGATGGGCGGTTTGGAGATATTGAGTTAGCGCCTGTAACCATTCTGATTCCTTGGGGAAACTACCAAACGCTTCCTGGGAAGGGCTTAGATACTCCGCCGTATCTCTAGGATTGGAAAGTGCTGTCACATCTAAAGCCAACACAGAGGGCCGCCAGGCATATCCTGCCGCAACTTGAATTACCTGTAACAACGCCGAAGTCTTCATGTCACCGTCGGAGGTTGCTGCTGGAACAGCCAAACAGGGAAAAACGAGGAGTCCTGGGACTTGATTTGCTGCCTGAGTTGCTTCCTGGCTCAGGGTGACTAAGGGTAAAGAGGCCAGAAATGCATGTTGGCTGTGTTGTTGGAAGTAAGCTGTGGGATTATTGAGTGCCCCGTCTAGCAAGACAACGTTCGGTTTCCAGACCCGCGCCAGCAGCTCTGCCTGATCCAAATCATCCGACTCTAAAACCCGATAGTGGTGTGAGTGAAGCAGATGGTTCAGGTTTAGGGTAGAAAGGGTGGGATCTCGACTGGTCCAGTTTTCTGGGTTCAGCCGCAAAACCGTTAAAGCAGCGGCAGAACTACTTCGAGATTCTGGTTCTTTCAGCTCCTGTAGGTGTTGGTGTAAGATTTGCTGGAGCGCTTTTGGCTGTACAGGTAAACTCAACCAACCGTCTGCGTGGCTGCGATGGGTATGCGCTTCATCCACCTTCGTTGTCGTGACAATAACGGGAATCTGCCGAGTTTCCAGGTTGGCTTTTAGCAGGGTCAAAACGTCCCAACCGGAGAGTAGGGGCAGGACTGGATTCAGAAAGATAATGCCGGGCTGCAACCGTCTCGCTTTTTCCAGTGCTTCTGTGCCCGATCGCGCAATGACCACCCGATAGCCGAAGCCAGTCAACCGCTCCGAAAGGGTTTCAATGAATTGGGGTACAACTTCTACAACCAGAACCAGCCGTTGGTCATGGTTAGCAAGGGACAACCTGACCTGGGGACTGGGGCAACTCGCCGGACTGGAAGGATTGATAGGCACCTGAACCCCCAGGTACTCAGTCGAGGGTGAGCGTTCGTCCCGATTGGTTACCAGGGGTTTTTCAGGGGGTTCAGGGGGTAACAGGATCGTAAACTGGCTGCCTTCCCCTTCTTTAGAAAGAAAAGTGACATCGCCACCGTGCAGACGGGCAAACCGCTGGGTTAGAACCAGGCCCAAGCCTGTGCCCTCAAACCGTCGAGTCAGTGGGTTCTCAAGCTGTTGAAACTTCTGGAAAATGAGGTGTTGCTTATCAGACGGAATGCCAATGCCCTGATCCCAAATTGTGAAAGCAATCCACCCCCCCCAACGGTTAACTTTTAGCCCAATTTGCCTATCTATTTCTGTAAATTTGAGGGCATTGGAAAGCAGGTGAACCAACATCTGACGCAGGCGCTGCTCATCAGCGACCAACAAATCTAAACCTGGCTCAATTTCCAGCTTATATTGAGGAATGCCAGATCCTTCATCCGTTTCTCCCTGTTGATCATCTAACAGGCGCAGTTGTTTTGCTTGATTCCAGGCACGATCGCATACCGTCGGGATATCGACTGGCTCAGCCACCAGTTCCAGTTGTCCCGTTTCCATCCGTGCCAGATCCAGGATGTCATTCACCACCGCCATTAAATGCCGACCACTCTGGTAAATCAGTTGGGCGTAGTGCATCTGACGCTGGTTCATCTCACCAATGGTCTGATCTTTCAGTAGGCTAGATAGCCCCAATACCGCAGTCAGGGGAGTTCTTAATTCATGGCTAATACAAGCCAGAAATTCATCCTTGAGCCGATTCAGTTGGATCAGGTCAGCATTTTTTGCCGTCAGTTCTCTTGCAAGCTGCTGCTGCTCAGTCAAATCCTGGGCAAGGACAAGCCACAGTGTCTCTACGGCAGGGGGAGTGGCGGTCACTGTAAGACCTGAGTGGGTTTCCCCAACCCTCTCACCCTGGGTAATTTCACCGGTGGTAAATTGAGAACCGGACGCTTCCTCTCTAGGAATGAGGGTTGCCAGTCGAAAGTTAGGGGATTCCTCTAAGGTTGAGAGGCTCTGCCAGTGCAGACGGGTGTCCAGATTGGTTGCCGCTGAAGCGCCATCTTCTGTGCCTGTCTTGATAGACAGCTTTCCAAGGGGAATCTTCAGGAACTGTAGGACTTGTTCCTGCCCGTTTTTTAGAGGACAGACACAAATACAGGAACCAGGCTTAGAACCTAAATGACACAAGCTTGGACTCAGGCTCGAATTTATTTCCGCTTCGGTTGCAGTTTCCAAAAATACTGCCGCTTCCTGCCGAATCCAATCAGGGTCGAGCAATTCACCAACCTGTTCGCACCAGATAGAATTTTGCCCTAAAACTCTGCCACTGCTGGTCTGCAACATCAGGGGTAAGGGTAACCGCTCTAACAGGCCCAACAAGGGGTTGAGCAACAGGGGGTGAAAGTATTCATCTGCGATCGCAGTGGGTGGGGTTTTGGCTGCTGCGGCATCCGAAGATACCACCATCCCAATCGCCTGAACCGCCTCCTGAGTAGCAATCAGACGATTAATTGTTTGCTGTTGAGACCCTAACTGCATTTCCATCTCAGCTTTTTGTGCCAGCAATTGCTGCACCAGGCGTACATTTTGCCGTTGCTGACGCTTCAAAGCTTTCTGTCGGTTCGGTTCCGATGGCTCTATGGGCTGAGAAGTTGGCGGCAGCGGCAATTCCTCGGAACCAAACAGATTCATTGCCAGAGCTTGGAGGAGACGGGAAGTATCCAGCAGTCCCAGGATTTTTTCATCGTCAATCAGAACGCAGTGGGATGGAATTTCTGCCTCTAAAAAAGGAATGAATTGTGAAATCGGCAAGTCTCCAGATAAAACCGTCACCGATTCAATCAGGTTGGGGGCGATCGAACACAGCGGCATCTCCGGTGAGATTGCCCCATCTACGGAGGAACAGCCTGTAACAGACAAACTCCCGATCAACCCAGCCGCAGTTAAATAGGGCATTAATCGGTGCAGGCTAACCAGACCAAAGGGCTGATGCCGTGCATTCACCAGGATCAGATGTTGATAAAATGCCTCTGGTGAGCAAACGGATGAATCATTGATCTCGCGGTTGCCCTGACACAAAACCTCAAGTACTTCAATCAGACTTGCTGTTTCAGGACAATCGGGAACCAGCTCAACAAATTCTCTGAGACAGGTGTTGTGAAAAGCCATGAAGAACCTGCCTGAAAAGAGTTAACACAGAACGCAGACTACACCATTGGAGAGCAAGCCTACGATTGCAACACCAAAAAACCCCTCTTAAAAGAACTGGACAACCATCTGAAGCGGGACGGACTAAGGTGCTAACAGAGGTATTGATAGAGATACGGTTAAACAAACCTACTCAATTATGCCCTTGGCAAGGGTGGCGCTGTAGGAGAGCGCCTGGTTTGTAACTATAATTAATTAAATGGAAAAGTATTAAAAAAACCTTAAAATCTTTGTTAAGAATTCACGCCCAGCCTTTCCATTGCCATCCATCCCCAAAGCCCTTGCATTCACACCTATCAATTTGTATCTTCCTGGAATCGGAACCGTTAGCTCAAGCTCTCAAGCAGGGACTGCGGGACGATCGCTATGCTGTGACAGTGCTTGATTCTGATGAAGCATTTTTTATCTATATCGAGCAAGAAAAGAGTCAGCTTGACTGCCTGGTGTTGCAAGATAGCCCAAAGCTTCCCCCGATCGCCAACTGGCTCCACGGTCAAGCTGTTCTACTCCCCGCTGTAATTATTAGCACCGAGACTACCATCCCAGAAGACCATAGCAAACCCCCTCAAAAATTTCCTGTTGCCCATGCACTCAGTTCCGTATTTACCTATCACACTGCTGAGGTTTGGATTGCCGCCTCTGAAATGGAGCAACTCAGCGTTTATATTGAACGGTCGATCAAGCAATTTTTGAATCTCTCACCCACGTGCCAAGTTCATGCCTCTACATTCATTCACGATTTAGCGGATGATTCTACACAGAACTTTTTAACGAGCCAGCAACAACGATTAACCGACAAGCTGAAAGAGCGCTTAGGATATTTGGGCGTGTATTACAAGCGAAACCCCCAAAATTTCTTCCGACACCTTCCGCCATTGGAGAAGCAAGAACTTCTGGATCAATTAAGAGCGGATTACCGGACAATTGTTTTGCGTTATTTCGCTGCTGATAGCAGCTTAAATCAACTCATTGATGATTTTGTCAACACAGTTTTTTTCGCTGACATTCCCGTTTCCCAGGTCGTAGAAATTCACATGGATCTCATGGATGAGTTTTCCAAACAGCTAAAATTGGAGGGTCGCAGCGAGGATATCCTACTGGATTACCGCCTTACCCTAATTGATACGATCGCCCATCTGTGTGAAATGTACCGTCGCTCCATTCCCAGGGAAAGTTAGGGGGTAAGGGATAGGTGTCAGATGTTAGGGGCTAGGGACTGAAATTCATCATTCTCATTACCTCACCATCATCTCTTTCACCCCTCCATCTCCCTCACCTCCCCCATCTCCCTTCTTCCTCACCGCCCTCATCCCTTACTTCCCCTACTCCATCCCCCCTATTAATCTTTATCTATGAGTCCTGCCAAGAAAACCTATGTTTTAAAGCTCTATGTTGCGGGCAACACTCCGAACTCCATTCGTGCATTGAAAACATTGAACGAAATTCTAGAAAAGGATTTCCAGGGAGTTTATGCATTAAAGGTGATTGATGTCCTGAAAAACCCACAACTCGCAGAAGAGGACAAAATTTTGGCGACTCCTACTTTGGCGAAGATTTTGCCCCCACCCGTGCGTAAAATTATTGGGGATCTCTCCGATCGCGAACGCGTTCTGATCGGATTAGACTTGCTCTATGAAGAACTTCGTGAGGAAGGATTTGATCTGGAAGAATAATCAGGATTCAAACTCAGAACCATGAAATAATGGGTATTTTTTATGTTACGTATAGCTAAATCGATTCATATTTTTAGGGGTTCTTAAATCAAGAATTTATACCATGCCTCAAATTAATCCAAATCAGCAAAATGGTGAGTTATTGTCAACAGGGGTACAGAAAATTCGTACTCTGATCGAAGGATTTGATGATATCAGTCATGGTGGTTTGCCTATTGGTCGAACGACATTAGTAAGTGGCACATCCGGTACAGGCAAAACCCTGCTGGCGATCCAATTTCTCTACAATGGCATCGTTCATTTTGATGAACCCGGTATTTTTGTTACTTTTGAAGAGTCGCCCACCGATATTATCAAAAATGCCCTGAGCTTCGGTTGGGAATTGCAGAAATTCATCAACGAAGGGAAGCTGTTTATTCTGGATGCATCTCCCGATCCAGAGGGGCAGGATATTGCTGGAAACTTTGATCTTTCAGCCCTGATTGAACGGATTCAATACGCGATTCGCAAGTATAAAGCAAAGCGGGTTTCGATTGATTCAGTCACCGCCGTATTTCAACAATACGATGCTGCAT from Kovacikia minuta CCNUW1 carries:
- a CDS encoding phosphoribulokinase, whose protein sequence is MTSKPDRVVLIGVAGDSGCGKSTFLRRISDLFGEELVTVICLDDYHSLDRKQRKEHGVTALNPKANNFDLMYEQIKALKNGETINKPIYNHETGMIDPPEQIEPNHIVVIEGLHPPYDERVRGLLDFSVYLDISDEVKIAWKIQRDMAERGHTYEDVLAAINSRRPDFQAYIDPQKEFADVVLQVLPTQLIKDDKERKVLRVQMIQRDEVEGFEPAYLFDEGSTIDWIPCGRKLTCSYPGIKMHYGPDAYYGHSVSVLEVDGQFDRLEEVIYIEQHLSKTSARYSGELTELLLQHREYPGSTNGTRLVPGANRSKDAGNL
- a CDS encoding circadian clock protein KaiA → MHSHLSICIFLESEPLAQALKQGLRDDRYAVTVLDSDEAFFIYIEQEKSQLDCLVLQDSPKLPPIANWLHGQAVLLPAVIISTETTIPEDHSKPPQKFPVAHALSSVFTYHTAEVWIAASEMEQLSVYIERSIKQFLNLSPTCQVHASTFIHDLADDSTQNFLTSQQQRLTDKLKERLGYLGVYYKRNPQNFFRHLPPLEKQELLDQLRADYRTIVLRYFAADSSLNQLIDDFVNTVFFADIPVSQVVEIHMDLMDEFSKQLKLEGRSEDILLDYRLTLIDTIAHLCEMYRRSIPRES
- the petH gene encoding ferredoxin--NADP reductase, with product MYSSSTASGAANTDAGRRIYLYEVVGLRQGNETDKASYPIRQSGSTFITVPYNRMNEVMQRIARMGGRILSIKPLNTDPEMNGNVTPEQKGVEVTVETGQGNKPQQTSKPMTQAKEKADIPVNIYRPNSPFVGRVVSNEELVRAGGIGTCHHVKFDISGGDLRYLEGQSIGIIPPGVDKNGKPEKLRLYSIGSTRHGDDLDDKTVSLCVRQLEYKHPETGETVYGVCSTYICNLKPGDEVKITGPTGKEMLLPDDEDANVIMLATGTGIAPFRAYLWRMFKDGERALNPNYQFKGFAWLIFGVATTPNVLYKEELEAMQQKYPSNFRVTYAISREQKNPEGGRMYIQHRVAEHAAELWQMLQNEKTHTYICGLKGMEDGIDEALSAEAAKHGVEWKEYQRSMKKAGRWHVETY
- the kaiB gene encoding circadian clock protein KaiB, whose product is MSPAKKTYVLKLYVAGNTPNSIRALKTLNEILEKDFQGVYALKVIDVLKNPQLAEEDKILATPTLAKILPPPVRKIIGDLSDRERVLIGLDLLYEELREEGFDLEE
- a CDS encoding ATP-binding protein; the protein is MAFHNTCLREFVELVPDCPETASLIEVLEVLCQGNREINDSSVCSPEAFYQHLILVNARHQPFGLVSLHRLMPYLTAAGLIGSLSVTGCSSVDGAISPEMPLCSIAPNLIESVTVLSGDLPISQFIPFLEAEIPSHCVLIDDEKILGLLDTSRLLQALAMNLFGSEELPLPPTSQPIEPSEPNRQKALKRQQRQNVRLVQQLLAQKAEMEMQLGSQQQTINRLIATQEAVQAIGMVVSSDAAAAKTPPTAIADEYFHPLLLNPLLGLLERLPLPLMLQTSSGRVLGQNSIWCEQVGELLDPDWIRQEAAVFLETATEAEINSSLSPSLCHLGSKPGSCICVCPLKNGQEQVLQFLKIPLGKLSIKTGTEDGASAATNLDTRLHWQSLSTLEESPNFRLATLIPREEASGSQFTTGEITQGERVGETHSGLTVTATPPAVETLWLVLAQDLTEQQQLARELTAKNADLIQLNRLKDEFLACISHELRTPLTAVLGLSSLLKDQTIGEMNQRQMHYAQLIYQSGRHLMAVVNDILDLARMETGQLELVAEPVDIPTVCDRAWNQAKQLRLLDDQQGETDEGSGIPQYKLEIEPGLDLLVADEQRLRQMLVHLLSNALKFTEIDRQIGLKVNRWGGWIAFTIWDQGIGIPSDKQHLIFQKFQQLENPLTRRFEGTGLGLVLTQRFARLHGGDVTFLSKEGEGSQFTILLPPEPPEKPLVTNRDERSPSTEYLGVQVPINPSSPASCPSPQVRLSLANHDQRLVLVVEVVPQFIETLSERLTGFGYRVVIARSGTEALEKARRLQPGIIFLNPVLPLLSGWDVLTLLKANLETRQIPVIVTTTKVDEAHTHRSHADGWLSLPVQPKALQQILHQHLQELKEPESRSSSAAALTVLRLNPENWTSRDPTLSTLNLNHLLHSHHYRVLESDDLDQAELLARVWKPNVVLLDGALNNPTAYFQQHSQHAFLASLPLVTLSQEATQAANQVPGLLVFPCLAVPAATSDGDMKTSALLQVIQVAAGYAWRPSVLALDVTALSNPRDTAEYLSPSQEAFGSFPKESEWLQALTQYLQTAHLRGLMGRSWQEVLQQVQSRSVDLLLIGWTEPVPRSTTLQMLTTLSQLQNIPPVLVLDHRNSGVTAPSPSQGALPAVLQQLATQVLPSSLSMAELLEQIQHFLVKS
- a CDS encoding CPBP family glutamic-type intramembrane protease → MTLFLNPMIDRIRTACLTVPRRKDWLWAGGLLLLYALIYLPIGFHLGFLQVSPQSGWQTIIGVTAQAFLMPGLLEELGFRVLPIPHPKETVAASVRWFWVVLSWLLFLVYHLNPFAPLFFSEPAFLIGAGLLGGVCTISYLQSGSLWTPVAIHWLSVVTWLLFLGGLEKFQ
- a CDS encoding DUF2079 domain-containing protein, whose protein sequence is MKQPIFNQFARHQLPFQKVAPISWMVGGSALVLMVASSVRHLLFQSNGWDLGIFDQAVYLISQGNPPMSSLLGFHILGDHAVWMFYPLAILYRLYPSVYWLFGVQAIALSGGAIPTRQLALQAGLTAAQATAMAGVYLLYPLVFNLNLFDFHPEVIALPALLWAVLAARSQRMGWFCFAVLVVLGCKEALALTVAAMGIWLLIFEKQRIYGAIALGSGILWFMIATQIVIPHFGGSIERHLAMYGALGSTFPEVARQLLHRPWLLLTQIFTIANLIYLCLLFAPVLWGISLPYLAPLVAAIPQLAINLLTTTPAQKDLIHQYSLPILPFLLLSVMAAWAAKKTWIQNQRAILLWALVAFLALAKYGYFGSIYLNSLDTWQATRAAIAQIHTQGSVLTTHNIVPHLTHRSQIQFTLANQSDLDRLRFEYVLLNIRHPGWMSTPEFATDRVTQLQQNPGFQLLYQQDQVYLFKQKNT